One segment of Rhinoraja longicauda isolate Sanriku21f unplaced genomic scaffold, sRhiLon1.1 Scf000270, whole genome shotgun sequence DNA contains the following:
- the LOC144590722 gene encoding uncharacterized protein LOC144590722, translating to MSEILQLSTLGRPFQLGMLYDCRSDTLIPGVTLWDLQTLQSNLDRRDQRSTEFHLIASDSMEKKAAALNVSGSLKASLLGGLVEVKGSAKYLSDTKESKQQARVTLQYKTTTRFEQLTMNHLGRQNITYPGVFDEGSATHVITAVLYGAQAFFVFDQMASSAENTQDIQGNMEAMIKHLPLIAIQGEASVKMTKEQKSHSEKFSCTFYGDFSLKNNPTTFKDAINIYATLPTLLGQGGEHSVPITVWLYPLNKLDSKAAQLVRGISVGLVNSCQSVLEQLSEAVMRCNDLMKESVANQFPEIGNRILHFREMCLEYTLVFQGNLARVLPSIRGGGEEEGLLVNILKNREQSPFKHQALTTWLDDMEREMKVVRRYLSVFKDVPIVKSMGELDDKLMDLATDYVVCFTFTTLHREDFYLSEANNHLRSLTTQNMQVPNPADGSCATGHSEQWFNSRSVSQKMNELFRSFLDFATANRADEKVKFLVSSVQNDSKVGASIYLYERGFLENQCFEPPPQPEIPTVSGTTHDSVTLQLQPPRCGAGEIVGYKVKYQVSQQEEWTILDTPDQCHSFTIPGLQPHQEYHIRCRAVTKVGVSKASESYKSFTRPANPPGNPVFQDCSPNPTLHWDRPSQIGADVNIIRYSIEYREEPLVNFNKKGGSWEEVKTTGTQCHYRLEGLKPTTVYRVRLSAECGKTGSSAASEEVLLKIETTSVRIAQKLFKDTQLISEGNPSIYKLKLQKEVADKSKQLMKYSFGNPTTKHTMKTIMVLGETGTGKTTLINGMINYILGVEWGDNFRYTLIQEQTGKSQAESQTSSITAYQLHHQVGFNIDYSLTIIDTPEFGDTRGIGWDQQITEQILEFFTSPQGVDQIDAVCFVAQAALPRLTHTQKYAFDSILSIFGKDIAENIQILVTFADGQLPPVLDALKLAEVPCPKDKTGLPVHFKFNNSAIFAQRPTSGNCGTECRSNDSGVGGENDDNFDTMFWKMGVNSMKTFFTALNTMETRSLSLTREVLKERKLLEVAVVGLQKQIRGVLGIWEIIDLHLGRCKNTVVLALIEQLSGSIRRLEEIALRPNPLSTPAYIDLMIQSEKEEAKPGFIERIETLRESCSTSGTGDKSIGEIRVTNEDGEGNLNPLASRLGVPLTLRDRVRAYFPCCLTRILPNDSPATEAEFLGPSW from the exons ATGAGCGAGATCTTGCAACTGTCCACTCTGGGCCGTCCTTTCCAATTGGGAATGCTGTACGACTGCCGATCGGACACTCTGATCCCAG GTGTCACCTTGTGGGACTTACAGACACTGCAGAGCAACCTTGATCGTCGTGATCAGCGCAGCACCGAGTTTCACTTGATTGCATCAGACTCCATGGAGAAGAAAGCTGCTGCCCTCAATgtgtcagggtcactgaaggcgagtCTCCTGGGTGGGTTAGTGGAGGTGAAAGGGTCGGCAAAATATCTCAGTGACACAAAGGAATCTAAGCAACAAGCACGAGTTACCCTTCAGTACAAAACAACAACCAGGTTTGAGCAACTGACGATGAATCACTTAGGGAGACAGAATATTACCTACCCGGGTGTGTTTGATGAGGGCTCAGCCACCCATGTCATTACAGCAGTGCTCTATGGGGCCCAGGCCTTCTTTGTGTTTGACCAAATGGCTTCATCAGCAGAGAACACACAGGATATTCAGGGTAACATGGAGGCAATGATTAAACATCTCCCTCTGATTGCGATTCAGGGCGAAGCCTCCGTAAAAATGACAAAAGAACAAAAGTCTCATTCTGAGAAATTTAGCTGCACCTTTTATGGGGATTTCTCACTGAAGAACAACCCCACCACCTTCAAAGATGCCATCAATATCTACGCAACCCTCCCAACCCTCCTCGGCCAAGGTGGAGAGCATTCAGTGCCCATCACAGTCTGGCTCTATCCGCTCAATAAACTCGACTCAAAAGCTGCCCAGCTGGTGAGGGGGATCAGCGTGGGACTGGTCAATAGCTGTCAGAGTGTCCTGGAACAGCTCAGTGAGGCCGTGATGAGGTGCAATGACCTGATGAAAGAAAGTGTTGCCAATCAGTTTCCTGAGATCGGGAATAGGATACTGCACTTTCGAGAAATGTGTCTGGAGTACACACTAGTTTTCCAGGGGAATTTGGCGAGGGTTCTGCCATCCATTCGGGGCggcggggaggaggaaggattacTGGTGAATATACTGAAGAACAGGGAACAGTCACCATTCAAACACCAGGCACTGACCACGTGGCTGGATGACATGGAACGAGAGATGAAGGTAGTGAGACGTTACCTCAGCGTATTTAAAGATGTACCAATTGTGAAATCAATGGGCGAGTTGGATGACAAGTTGATGGATCTAGCAacagattatgttgtctgcttcacATTTACAACATTACATCGGGAGGACTTCTACCTGTCAGAGGCAAACAACCACCTCCGATCTCTCACAACTCAGAACATGCAGGTACCCAATCCTGCTGACGGATCCTGTGCAACAGGACACAGCGAACAATGGTTTAACTCACGGTCTGTCTCGCAGAAAATGAACGAGCTATTCCGATCATTCCTGGATTTTGCCACAGCCAATAGAGCTGATGAGAAAGTAAAATTCCTTGTTAGTTCTGTGCAGAATGACAGCAAAGTGGGAGCATCCATTTACCTTTACGAGAGAGGGTTTCTGGAGAACCAGTGCTTTGAACCCCCACCACAGCCAGAGATACCAACGGTTAGTGGTACAACTCATGACAGTGTGACGCTGCAGTTACAGCCACCAAGATGTGGTGCCGGTGAGATTGTGGGCTACAAGGTAAAATACCAAGTTAGCCAGCAGGAGGAATGGACAATTCTGGACACACCTGATCAATGCCACTCCTTCACAATACCTGGGTTACAGCCACACCAGGAGTATCACATCCGATGCAGAGCAGTGACCAAGGTGGGGGTCAGCAAGGCTAGTGAGAGCTACAAGAGCTTCACCCGGCCGGCAAACCCACCTGGTAATCCGGTCTTCCAGGATTGTTCACCCAATCCAACACTGCACTGGGACAGACCAAGTCAGATTGGAGCTGATGTTAATATAATTCGGTACAGCATTGAATATAGAGAAGAACCGTTAGTTAATTTCAACAAGAAAGGTGGATCATGGGAGGAAGTTAAGACAACAGGCACACAATGCCACTATCGTTTAGAGGGACTGAAACCCACGACTGTCTACCGAGTCCGATTGTCTGCTGAGTGCGGAAAGACAGGATCTAGTGCAGCAAGTGAGGAGGTTCTATTAAAAATAGAAACCACATCAGTCAGAATAGCCCAGAAACTTTTCAAAGACACTCAATTAATATCCGAAGGAAACCCTTCCATTTACAAGCTCAAACTACAGAAGGAGGTAGCTGATAAATCCAAACAGCTTATGAAATACTCCTTTGGAAACCCCACCACAAAACACACAATGAAGACAATTATGGTTCTGGGAGAAACTGGCACTGGAAAGACAACCCTCATCAATGGGATGATCAATTATATCTTGGGCGTGGAATGGGGAGACAACTTCAGATACACGTTAATACAGGAACAGACAGGAAAGtcccaggctgagagtcagacaTCCTCCATCACTGCCTACCAGCTCCATCATCAGGTAGGATTTAACATCGATTACTCTCTGACCATCATTGACACACCAGAATTCGGAGACACCAGGGGCATCGGGTGGGATCAACAGATCACTGAGCAAATCCTAGAGTTCTTCACTTCCCCACAGGGTGTTGATCAGATCGACGCCGTGTGCTTTGTTGCTCAAGCCGCCCTGCCTCGCCTGACTCACACACAGAAATATGCCTTTGATTCAATTCTTTCTATTTTTGGCAAAGATATTGCAGAGAACATTCAGATCCTGGTGACGTTCGCAGACGGACAGCTTCCCCCCGTTCTGGATGCCCTGAAATTAGCTGAGGTACCGTGTCCCAAAGACAAAACGGGTCTGCCAGTACACTTCAAGTTTAACAATTCAGCCATTTTTGCCCAACGTCCAACCTCTGGAAACTGTGGCACCGAGTGCAGATCCAATGACAGCGGAGTAGGGGGAGAGAACGATGATAACTTTGATACAATGTTTTGGAAGATGGGAGTAAACAGTATGAAGACATTCTTCACAGCTCTGAACACAATGGAAACCAGAAGTTTGAGTTTAACGAGAGAGGTTCTGAAGGAACGTAAGCTGTTAGAAGTTGCAGTGGTGGGATTGCAGAAGCAGATCCGAGGTGTTCTGGGTATTTGGGAAATAATTGACCTGCACTTGGGTAGGTGTAAGAACACAGTTGTTCTGGCGCTGATTGAACAATTATCGGGCAGTATTAGACGTCTTGAAGAAATAGCTCTGAGACCAAACCCATTATCAACCCCAGCTTACATTGACCTCATGATTCAGTCTGAGAAAGAAGAGGCGAAGCCTGGGTTCATCGAGCGAATTGAGACACTGAGGGAA TCTTGTTCTACCTCCGGGACCGGGGATAAAAGCATCGGTGAAATTCGGGTAACGAATGAGGATGGGGAAGGAAATCTGAACCCCCTTGCGAGCAGACTCGGAGTCCCTCTTACACTCAGGGACAGGGTACGAGCTTATTTCCCCTGCTGCCTGACGCGCATCCTCCCCAACGATTCACCAGCAACCGAGGCAGAGTTTCTGGGTCCCAGCTGGTAA